DNA sequence from the Candidatus Sulfuricurvum sp. RIFRC-1 genome:
TGATGGATCGTTTTCGTGCTATCGTAGGGCCGGATGCAAATCTTCAAACCCTTGCACGCGGGGTGAATACGGTGATGCTCGATACGGGCAGTCGTGAAATGGTCGATTTGCATGCCAAAATGTTTAAAAAACACGGAACGACAACCATTCGTAATTTCGATGCCCTCAATGATGTCGAAAATCTGAAATATTCGGGTGAACGTATCGCTTATCATGGATTGAAACACGAAGTCGTCGTTACGATGATGGATCTTCCTCCGGGATGTGTCGGAGCGCACGACGTCGCGTTTTATGAGAAAACACTTCGTGAAATCTTAGATTCCGGGATTCCATACAGCTCTATCTGCTTTAAAGATGCGAGTGGAACGTCGAGTCCGCAAAAGGTGTATGAAACGTTAACAATGGCACGTAAACTCGTTCCCGAGGGGACCCATTTGCGTCTTCATACCCATGAGACGGCAGGGGTCAGTGTTGCATGTTATCTTGCCGCGCTCGATGCCGGAGTTGACGGGATTGATATGGCGGCGGCTCCAGTGAGCGGCGGTACGTCACAACCCGATATCTTGACTATGTTGCACGCGGTTAAAGGAAAAAATTTCGATCTTGGCGGGCTTGAACTCGAAAAAATCCTCAAATACGAAGATGTTTTGGGTGATTGTCTGAAGGACTATTTCATGCCGCCGGAAGCGACACAAGTATCGCCTCTTATTCCATTTTCTCCGATGCCGGGGGGAGCGCTTACAGCGAATACCCAAATGATGCGTGATAACAACATGCTCGATCGCTATCCAGAAGTAATCCGTGCGATGCGTGAAGTGGTTGAAAAAGGGGGATACGGTACATCGGTTACTCCGGTATCTCAGTTTTACTTCCAACAGGCATTGAACAATGCCCTTATGGGGCCATGGAAAAAAATTGCTCCGGGTTATGGAAAAATGGTTTTGGGGTATTTCGGAAAAACCCCTACAGCACCGGATCCTGAAATAGTTCGTATTGCGCATGAACAGCTTAAACTTGAACCGACTACCGATCATGCTATCGATATTGCCGATCGTGATGAAACCAAATCGGTCGCTTATTGGACTAAACGTTTGAGCGACGAAGGGATTGAAGCAACGGATGAAAATATTTTCATTGCCGCTTCATGTGATGTTAAAGGGATTGCTTTTCTTAAAGGGGAAGCGACAGTTAATGTTCGAAAAAATAGCCCGAAAACGGCAGAATCTAAAATTCAATCAACACTACAGGAGAATTTAATTATGGCAAATGGTACTTACACAGTAATCGTAGACGGACAACAATACAACGTACAAATCGTAGGCGGAAATGCAACGGTTCAAACTGCTCCGGCAGTATCGGTAGCACCTGCTGCTCCAGTAGCAGCACCGGCGGTAGTTGCCGCTCCTGCAGCGAACGCAAATGCGATTTGTGCTGAACTTCCGGGTTCTGTCTTTAAATTGGTTGCTGCAGTTGGCGACAGTGTGAATGCCGGCGATAAAATTATGATTTTGGAAGCGATGAAAATGGAGATTGACGTAGTTGCTCCACGCGCCGGAAAAGTAACATCAATTAATGTAAACGTTAATGATAAAATCGAAGCAGGTCAAGTCTTGGCGGTTGTCGAATAACTCTTTTGATCTTCTCCCTTATTTTGGGAGAAGTCTCATTTCCATCTCATTCATCTTCTCTACAATCAATGGTAAAATATTTTCACTTTTTGTTTTATCGATAAACCCATCCGCTCCTAAGCTGGCCGCTTCACGTTTATTATTATC
Encoded proteins:
- a CDS encoding biotin/lipoyl-containing protein — protein: MAKKYIDVMDTTFRDGFQSVFGGRVLMEDFFPAVEAAAEAGIRHFEFGGGARFQSLFFYLNENAFDMMDRFRAIVGPDANLQTLARGVNTVMLDTGSREMVDLHAKMFKKHGTTTIRNFDALNDVENLKYSGERIAYHGLKHEVVVTMMDLPPGCVGAHDVAFYEKTLREILDSGIPYSSICFKDASGTSSPQKVYETLTMARKLVPEGTHLRLHTHETAGVSVACYLAALDAGVDGIDMAAAPVSGGTSQPDILTMLHAVKGKNFDLGGLELEKILKYEDVLGDCLKDYFMPPEATQVSPLIPFSPMPGGALTANTQMMRDNNMLDRYPEVIRAMREVVEKGGYGTSVTPVSQFYFQQALNNALMGPWKKIAPGYGKMVLGYFGKTPTAPDPEIVRIAHEQLKLEPTTDHAIDIADRDETKSVAYWTKRLSDEGIEATDENIFIAASCDVKGIAFLKGEATVNVRKNSPKTAESKIQSTLQENLIMANGTYTVIVDGQQYNVQIVGGNATVQTAPAVSVAPAAPVAAPAVVAAPAANANAICAELPGSVFKLVAAVGDSVNAGDKIMILEAMKMEIDVVAPRAGKVTSINVNVNDKIEAGQVLAVVE